In Thermus antranikianii DSM 12462, one DNA window encodes the following:
- a CDS encoding serine hydrolase domain-containing protein — MDFSRLEDFLKRQVAEGLLPGYVALVARGGEVVYQGVGGYLDPETALPMREDALFRIYSMTKPWVSALALTFVEEGSLSLLDPVEKYLPGFAGVKVGREVGEEVALEPLRRPLTVYDLLRHTAGFTYGVFFRSPVKRLYLEAGVDRFDLSREEFLGRLAALPLRFQPGEAFEYGFSTDVLGHLLEVLSGRSLAELLGERVFAPLGMRDSGFLAKDPTRLAKPFPQDPETGRSIRLIPVEAEPPRYAGGLGGVSTAWDYLRFLEALRTGRGVLHPSLCRLMTQDHLGPLYEAGLRRGLEYTPGPGYGFGLGVAVRLGPGGLAPGSPGDFYWWGFAGTYFLVDPALELSALLFTQAPNLLSVLEPEKVLHSRLGQRFGLAFRTLVYGALS; from the coding sequence ATGGATTTTTCCCGGCTGGAGGATTTTTTGAAGAGGCAGGTGGCTGAGGGCCTTCTTCCCGGGTACGTGGCCCTGGTGGCCCGGGGGGGAGAGGTGGTCTACCAGGGAGTGGGGGGGTATTTGGATCCGGAAACGGCTCTTCCCATGCGGGAAGACGCTCTTTTCCGCATCTACTCCATGACCAAGCCCTGGGTTTCCGCCCTAGCCCTTACCTTCGTGGAGGAGGGCAGCCTTTCCCTCCTGGACCCTGTGGAAAAGTACCTGCCGGGGTTCGCCGGGGTGAAGGTGGGGCGGGAAGTGGGGGAAGAGGTGGCCCTCGAGCCCCTGAGGCGGCCCCTCACCGTCTACGACCTCCTGCGGCACACGGCGGGCTTTACCTATGGGGTCTTCTTCCGCTCCCCGGTGAAGCGGCTCTACCTGGAGGCGGGGGTGGACCGGTTTGACCTTTCCCGGGAGGAGTTTCTTGGGCGCCTGGCCGCTTTGCCCCTGCGCTTTCAGCCGGGAGAGGCCTTTGAGTACGGGTTTTCCACCGATGTGCTTGGGCATCTTTTGGAGGTGCTTTCGGGGAGAAGCCTGGCGGAGCTCTTGGGGGAACGGGTGTTCGCCCCCTTGGGGATGCGGGACTCGGGTTTTCTGGCCAAGGATCCCACCCGTTTGGCAAAGCCCTTCCCCCAAGACCCGGAAACGGGCAGGTCCATCCGCCTGATCCCCGTGGAGGCGGAGCCTCCCCGGTATGCGGGGGGCCTGGGTGGGGTGAGCACGGCCTGGGACTACCTGCGGTTCCTGGAGGCCCTGCGCACGGGCCGGGGTGTGTTGCACCCGAGCCTGTGCCGCCTCATGACCCAGGACCACCTGGGTCCCCTTTACGAGGCCGGGTTGCGGCGGGGCTTGGAGTACACCCCAGGCCCGGGTTACGGCTTTGGCCTGGGGGTGGCGGTGCGTTTGGGCCCTGGGGGTCTGGCGCCGGGAAGCCCCGGGGACTTCTACTGGTGGGGGTTTGCCGGCACGTATTTCCTGGTGGATCCCGCCCTGGAACTGAGCGCCTTGCTTTTCACCCAGGCCCCCAATCTCCTTTCCGTGCTGGAGCCGGAAAAGGTCCTTCACTCGCGGCTTGGGCAGCGGTTTGGCCTGGCCTTCCGCACCCTGGTTTACGGGGCCCTTTCTTGA
- a CDS encoding FecCD family ABC transporter permease, with amino-acid sequence MTRALPLALRRSLVFFWLLLLLLLALVLGVAMGAVSLPPGEVLQALLGLKENPIVTEMRLPRVLGGMLVGAALGVAGASFQGLFRNPLADPYLMGSAAGAAFAVTLLASLLGGLAPAFAQHAIFQSLPLSATLFGFLGALSATFLTLVLAGGAARTGELVLAGVVVGSVLTGATTYLMMQDADRVRAVFAYTLGNLAFMGWPSVKAMVLFFLLALPPLLLLGRVLNALQLGEEVARSMGLPLEGLKLLLLLAASLLVAAAVAQAGIIGFVGLITPHLLRRLLDEDYRLLLPASALGGAALLTLADLLARTLTRPAELPVGVVTTLLGGPFFLYLMWRRRGRA; translated from the coding sequence ATGACCCGGGCCCTCCCCCTGGCCCTTAGGCGGAGCCTGGTCTTTTTCTGGCTCCTCCTCCTGCTCCTCCTGGCCTTGGTGCTGGGGGTAGCCATGGGGGCGGTGAGCCTGCCGCCGGGCGAGGTGCTCCAAGCCCTTTTGGGCCTAAAGGAGAATCCCATCGTCACGGAGATGCGGCTCCCCAGGGTCCTGGGGGGGATGCTGGTGGGGGCGGCCTTGGGGGTGGCGGGGGCCAGCTTCCAGGGGCTTTTCCGCAATCCCCTGGCCGACCCCTACCTCATGGGCTCGGCGGCGGGGGCGGCCTTCGCCGTGACCCTTCTGGCCAGCTTGCTGGGGGGCCTGGCCCCCGCCTTTGCCCAGCACGCCATCTTCCAAAGCCTTCCCCTTTCCGCCACCCTCTTCGGGTTCCTTGGGGCCCTCTCCGCCACCTTCCTCACCCTGGTTCTGGCAGGGGGCGCGGCCCGGACGGGGGAGCTGGTCCTGGCGGGGGTGGTGGTGGGGAGCGTTCTGACCGGGGCCACCACCTACCTGATGATGCAGGACGCCGACCGGGTGCGGGCGGTCTTCGCCTACACCCTGGGCAACCTGGCCTTCATGGGCTGGCCTTCGGTGAAGGCCATGGTCCTTTTTTTCCTTCTGGCCCTTCCCCCGCTGTTGCTTCTGGGCCGGGTGTTGAACGCCCTCCAGCTGGGGGAGGAGGTGGCCCGGAGTATGGGGCTACCCCTCGAGGGCCTGAAACTCCTCCTCCTCCTTGCCGCAAGCCTGTTGGTGGCTGCTGCCGTGGCCCAGGCGGGGATCATCGGTTTCGTGGGCCTGATAACTCCCCATCTCCTCCGGCGCCTCTTGGATGAGGACTATCGCCTGCTTCTGCCTGCTTCTGCCTTAGGCGGGGCGGCCCTCCTAACGCTGGCGGACCTCCTGGCCCGCACCCTTACCCGGCCGGCGGAGCTTCCCGTGGGGGTGGTGACCACTCTTCTTGGGGGGCCATTCTTCCTGTACCTGATGTGGAGGCGGCGTGGAAGGGCTTGA
- a CDS encoding ABC transporter ATP-binding protein, with amino-acid sequence MEGLEAKGIVGPYALLGVDLAVRPGEWVALLGPNGSGKSTLLKVMAGLLRPRAGGVFLEGKPLRAYGSYARGRLLAYLPQGGPYPEGLLVEEVVRLGRLPHLGLWGREGREDVEAVEWALEVTGASRFRGRYLGSLSGGERQRVLLARALAARPRYLLLDEPTTFLDLEYQGGLLALFQNLVAKGMGILSVLHDPNQAALAGRVAVLKGGRLLAEGKPEVVLTETLLQNLYGPGVRVAHLMGRPHVYLDG; translated from the coding sequence GTGGAAGGGCTTGAGGCCAAGGGGATCGTGGGGCCCTATGCCCTTTTAGGGGTGGACCTGGCCGTAAGGCCAGGGGAGTGGGTGGCCCTTTTGGGCCCCAATGGATCGGGGAAGAGCACCCTTCTAAAGGTTATGGCGGGGCTCCTCCGGCCCAGGGCGGGAGGGGTCTTTCTGGAGGGAAAGCCCCTTCGGGCCTATGGAAGCTATGCCCGGGGCCGGCTCCTCGCCTACTTGCCCCAGGGAGGCCCCTACCCGGAGGGGCTCTTGGTGGAGGAGGTGGTGCGCTTAGGAAGGCTTCCCCACCTGGGCCTTTGGGGGCGGGAGGGGCGGGAGGATGTGGAAGCGGTGGAGTGGGCTTTGGAGGTTACTGGGGCTTCCCGTTTCCGGGGCCGGTACCTGGGTAGCCTTTCCGGCGGGGAGCGCCAGCGGGTTCTTCTGGCCCGGGCCCTGGCGGCGAGGCCCCGCTACCTCCTTCTGGACGAACCCACCACCTTCCTGGACCTGGAATACCAGGGTGGGCTTCTGGCCCTCTTCCAAAACCTGGTTGCCAAGGGGATGGGGATTCTTTCCGTCCTTCACGACCCCAACCAGGCGGCTTTGGCTGGGCGGGTGGCGGTGTTGAAAGGGGGACGGCTTTTGGCGGAGGGAAAGCCGGAGGTGGTGCTCACGGAAACCCTTCTGCAAAACCTCTACGGCCCAGGGGTGCGGGTGGCCCACCTCATGGGGAGGCCCCATGTCTACCTGGACGGATAG
- a CDS encoding ABC transporter substrate-binding protein has protein sequence MKRVWAVLSVLLALAFAFPLTLTDDLGRTVTVKAPPKRIVTMLPSVTETVCALGACDRIVATDDYSDWPERVKALPKAGGLYNPNPEFIVSLKPDLVLVSKYGRLYETLERAGLTVYAVRTETYEDIFRTTRTLGRLLGLEGQAERVVAQIQREVYQEESRAAKAKTRPRVYYEIDPTPYTVGPESFIGVLIQKARGVNIIPKELGLFPKIAPEFVVEKNPEVIVATYPGALETIRARPGWSRVKAVQTGRICVFTGGQDSLLSRPGPRVAQGLRLLVDCFHGR, from the coding sequence ATGAAGAGAGTTTGGGCGGTTCTTTCGGTCCTTTTGGCCTTGGCCTTCGCTTTTCCCTTAACCCTTACCGACGACCTAGGGCGCACGGTCACGGTCAAGGCACCCCCAAAGCGCATCGTTACTATGCTCCCATCGGTGACGGAAACGGTGTGCGCCCTCGGGGCCTGCGATCGCATCGTGGCCACCGACGACTACTCCGACTGGCCCGAGAGGGTGAAGGCCCTGCCCAAGGCGGGGGGGCTTTACAATCCCAACCCCGAGTTCATCGTCTCCCTGAAGCCGGATCTGGTTTTGGTTTCCAAGTACGGGCGTTTGTACGAAACCCTGGAGCGGGCAGGCCTAACGGTGTATGCGGTGCGCACCGAGACCTACGAGGACATCTTCCGCACCACCCGCACCCTGGGGAGGCTTCTTGGCCTCGAGGGCCAGGCGGAGCGCGTGGTGGCCCAGATCCAGCGGGAGGTATACCAGGAGGAATCCCGGGCGGCCAAGGCCAAGACCCGGCCCCGGGTTTACTACGAGATTGACCCCACCCCCTACACCGTGGGGCCCGAGAGCTTCATCGGGGTCCTGATCCAAAAGGCCCGGGGGGTGAACATCATCCCCAAGGAGCTGGGCCTTTTCCCCAAGATCGCCCCCGAGTTCGTGGTGGAGAAGAACCCCGAGGTGATCGTGGCCACCTACCCGGGTGCCCTGGAAACCATCCGGGCCAGGCCTGGCTGGAGCCGGGTGAAGGCGGTGCAGACAGGGCGCATCTGCGTGTTTACCGGGGGCCAGGATAGCCTCCTTTCCCGCCCAGGCCCCCGGGTGGCCCAGGGGCTTAGGCTTCTGGTGGATTGCTTCCACGGGCGTTAG
- a CDS encoding SDR family oxidoreductase: MRLKDKVVLITGAAHGIGRATLELFAREGARLVACDLEEEPLREAAAATGALALPMDVADPLSVERGFREALQAMGRLDGVVHYAGITRDNFHWKMPLEDWEAVLRVNLTGSFLVARAASEAMRERNPGSIVLTSSRVYLGNLGQANYAASKAGVVGLTRTLALELGRYGIRVNALAPGFIETRMTAKVPEKVREKAIAATPLGRVGQPIEVAYAALFLVSDESSFITGQVLFVDGGRTVGAAPA; the protein is encoded by the coding sequence ATGCGGCTAAAGGACAAGGTGGTGCTGATCACGGGGGCGGCCCACGGGATTGGGCGGGCTACCTTGGAGCTGTTTGCCCGGGAGGGGGCCAGGCTGGTGGCCTGCGATCTGGAGGAGGAGCCCCTAAGGGAGGCGGCGGCGGCCACGGGGGCCTTGGCCCTTCCCATGGACGTGGCCGATCCGCTTTCCGTGGAGAGGGGTTTCCGGGAGGCCCTTCAGGCCATGGGCCGCCTGGACGGGGTGGTGCACTATGCCGGCATCACCCGGGACAACTTCCACTGGAAGATGCCCCTGGAGGACTGGGAGGCGGTGTTGAGGGTGAACCTTACGGGGAGCTTTCTGGTGGCCAGGGCGGCTTCTGAGGCCATGCGGGAGCGGAACCCTGGTTCCATTGTGCTCACCAGTTCCCGGGTGTACCTGGGTAACCTGGGGCAGGCCAACTATGCGGCTTCCAAGGCGGGGGTGGTGGGGCTTACCCGCACCCTGGCCCTGGAGCTGGGGCGGTACGGGATCCGGGTGAACGCCCTGGCCCCGGGGTTTATCGAGACCCGGATGACGGCCAAGGTGCCGGAGAAGGTGCGGGAGAAGGCCATCGCCGCCACGCCCTTGGGCCGCGTCGGCCAGCCCATAGAGGTGGCCTACGCTGCTCTTTTCCTGGTTTCGGATGAGTCCAGCTTCATCACCGGCCAGGTCCTCTTCGTGGACGGGGGTAGGACGGTGGGGGCTGCTCCTGCCTGA